The Lysobacter capsici genome has a segment encoding these proteins:
- a CDS encoding class I SAM-dependent methyltransferase translates to MRVDASDDALDTLFQPFADGVLSWPEQGGALFLRARDGVGLRQRPRPGLVCEQDYKPAIDALHRGGLDTVDLDSLPADQRYPLVLVLPPRQRDEARALYAQALARTAPGGRVVACLSNDEGARSGEDDLGRIAGKVGSLSKRKCRVFWTAPLDGPADPALAAAWAGGDRPREILGGRFLSRPGVFAWDRVDPASALLAEHLPADLAGRAADLGAGYGYLSAELLARCPRITALDVYEAQARALQLARTNLQRVPSSVPLEFFWHDVTAGLGDRGYDVIVSNPPFHAQGREERPDIGRRFIAVAAQALNPGGRLWLVANRHLPYEVVLDERFGEVRTVAQQGGFKVVEAIKAKAAGKPAGTTTAKPAGKFAGKPGGKGGARA, encoded by the coding sequence ATGCGCGTTGACGCCTCCGACGACGCGCTCGACACCCTGTTCCAACCCTTCGCCGACGGCGTGCTGTCATGGCCGGAACAAGGCGGCGCGCTGTTCCTGCGCGCGCGCGACGGCGTCGGCCTGCGCCAGCGGCCGCGCCCGGGCCTAGTCTGCGAACAGGACTACAAGCCGGCGATCGACGCCCTGCATCGCGGCGGCCTGGACACCGTCGATCTCGACTCGCTGCCGGCCGACCAGCGTTATCCGCTGGTGCTGGTGCTGCCGCCGCGCCAGCGCGACGAAGCGCGCGCGCTGTACGCGCAGGCGCTGGCCCGCACCGCGCCGGGCGGGCGCGTGGTCGCCTGCCTGAGCAACGACGAAGGCGCGCGTTCGGGCGAGGACGACCTGGGCCGGATCGCCGGCAAGGTCGGCAGCCTGTCCAAGCGCAAATGCCGGGTGTTCTGGACCGCGCCGCTGGACGGCCCTGCCGACCCGGCCCTGGCCGCCGCCTGGGCCGGCGGCGACCGGCCGCGCGAGATTCTCGGCGGGCGCTTCCTGAGCCGGCCCGGCGTGTTCGCCTGGGACCGGGTCGATCCGGCCTCGGCGCTGCTGGCCGAGCACCTGCCGGCCGACCTGGCCGGCCGCGCCGCCGACCTCGGCGCCGGTTACGGCTATCTGTCGGCCGAACTGCTGGCGCGCTGCCCGCGCATCACCGCGCTGGACGTGTACGAAGCGCAGGCGCGCGCGCTGCAACTGGCGCGGACCAACCTGCAACGCGTGCCGTCATCGGTGCCGCTGGAGTTCTTCTGGCACGACGTCACCGCCGGCCTCGGCGATCGCGGCTACGACGTGATCGTCAGCAACCCGCCGTTCCATGCGCAAGGCCGCGAGGAGCGTCCTGACATCGGCCGGCGTTTCATCGCCGTGGCCGCGCAGGCGCTCAATCCCGGCGGCCGCCTGTGGCTGGTCGCCAATCGCCACTTGCCGTACGAAGTGGTGCTGGACGAACGCTTCGGCGAGGTCCGCACCGTGGCCCAACAGGGCGGCTTCAAGGTGGTCGAGGCGATCAAGGCCAAGGCCGCGGGCAAGCCTGCCGGCACGACGACCGCAAAGCCTGCCGGCAAATTCGCCGGCAAGCCGGGCGGCAAGGGCGGAGCGCGCGCATGA
- a CDS encoding pseudouridine synthase, with protein MKLVKLIGNLGYGSRKEVSAMFREGRITDPDGEVLYADDKVEHAAIRIDGEPLDPPAGLVLMLHKPTGYTCSTKDPGRIVYDLLPPRFRLRSPLLSTVGRLDRDTSGLLLLTDDGGLLHRIVSPKANLAKVYEAQLAEDLRGDEAAIFASGELELESEQTPLAPAILETIAPRQARLILTEGRYHQVRRMFAAVGNHVQALHRSRIGGLSLQDLPAGQWRILNAADLETLFRG; from the coding sequence ATGAAGCTGGTCAAGCTGATCGGCAACCTGGGCTACGGCAGCCGCAAGGAAGTCAGCGCGATGTTCCGCGAGGGCCGCATCACCGATCCCGACGGCGAGGTGCTGTACGCCGACGACAAGGTCGAACACGCCGCGATCCGCATCGACGGCGAGCCGCTCGATCCGCCGGCCGGGCTGGTGCTGATGCTGCACAAGCCGACCGGGTACACCTGTTCGACCAAGGACCCCGGCCGCATCGTCTACGACCTGCTGCCGCCGCGGTTCCGCCTGCGTTCGCCGTTGCTGTCCACGGTCGGGCGGCTGGATCGCGACACCAGCGGCCTGTTGCTATTGACCGACGACGGCGGCCTGCTGCACCGGATCGTGTCGCCGAAGGCCAACCTGGCCAAGGTCTACGAGGCGCAGTTGGCCGAGGACCTGCGCGGCGACGAAGCGGCGATCTTCGCCAGCGGCGAGCTGGAACTGGAATCCGAACAAACCCCGCTGGCGCCGGCGATCCTGGAAACGATCGCGCCGCGTCAGGCGCGACTGATCCTCACCGAAGGCCGCTATCACCAGGTGCGGCGCATGTTCGCCGCGGTCGGCAATCACGTGCAGGCGCTGCATCGCAGCCGCATCGGCGGTCTGTCGCTGCAGGATCTGCCGGCGGGTCAGTGGCGAATCTTGAATGCCGCCGACCTGGAGACCTTGTTCCGTGGTTGA
- a CDS encoding HAD family hydrolase — protein sequence MIDPTPIDFVPAAVLFDMDGLMLDSERAMLGTWRAAALAESIQADDALWLSMVGVHDRASFAMLSERLGEDAATRLRAAGDRLYDAQVAAGLPHKDGLIALLDLLDAHGIAKAVATSTRRKRAVAKLEASGLIDRFAVIVTGSDVEHPKPAPDIYLSAARQLGVDPRDCLVLEDSEPGVRAALAAGATPIQVPDLVAPSAELRGFGHRIAGSLVQVRGMLEAVLGERGGVRAVSRA from the coding sequence GTGATTGATCCCACGCCGATCGATTTCGTTCCCGCCGCGGTGCTGTTCGACATGGACGGGCTGATGCTCGACAGCGAGCGGGCGATGCTTGGCACCTGGCGCGCGGCGGCGCTGGCCGAATCGATCCAGGCCGACGACGCGCTGTGGCTGTCGATGGTCGGCGTCCACGACCGCGCCAGTTTCGCGATGCTGTCCGAACGCCTGGGCGAAGACGCGGCGACCCGGCTGCGCGCCGCCGGCGATCGCTTGTACGACGCCCAGGTCGCGGCGGGTTTGCCGCATAAAGACGGCTTGATCGCGTTGCTGGATCTGCTCGACGCGCATGGCATCGCCAAGGCCGTGGCGACCTCGACCCGGCGCAAGCGCGCTGTGGCCAAGCTCGAGGCCAGCGGCTTGATCGATCGGTTCGCGGTGATCGTGACCGGCAGCGATGTCGAGCATCCCAAGCCGGCGCCTGACATCTATCTGTCGGCGGCGCGGCAGCTCGGCGTCGATCCGCGCGATTGCCTGGTGCTGGAGGATTCCGAACCCGGCGTGCGCGCCGCGCTGGCGGCCGGCGCGACGCCGATCCAGGTGCCCGATCTGGTCGCGCCCAGCGCGGAACTGCGCGGATTCGGGCATCGGATCGCGGGGTCGTTGGTGCAGGTGCGGGGGATGTTGGAGGCGGTGTTGGGTGAGCGCGGTGGTGTTCGGGCTGTGTCTAGGGCTTGA
- a CDS encoding DUF1415 domain-containing protein: protein MSDTLPGHASPNDASSHEAEPIAATRRWLERAVIGLNLCPFAKAVLAKGQVRFVLSDARTPQALLEELASELVLLEQSDPERIDTTLLIHPQVLQDFFDFNDFLDLADGAVAALDLEGEIQVASFHPDYQFAGAGFDEVGNCTNRSPYPTLHLLREASVERAVAAFPDPDVIVERNLETLQKLGFEGWRALLAK, encoded by the coding sequence ATGAGCGATACCCTGCCCGGCCATGCTTCGCCCAACGACGCCTCGTCGCACGAGGCCGAACCCATCGCCGCGACCCGGCGCTGGCTGGAACGCGCGGTGATCGGCCTGAACCTGTGCCCGTTCGCCAAGGCGGTGCTGGCCAAGGGCCAGGTGCGCTTCGTGCTGAGCGATGCGCGCACGCCGCAGGCCTTGCTGGAGGAACTCGCCTCGGAGCTGGTGCTGCTGGAACAAAGCGACCCCGAGCGCATCGACACCACCTTGCTGATCCATCCGCAGGTGTTGCAGGACTTCTTCGACTTCAACGATTTCCTCGACCTCGCCGACGGCGCGGTCGCGGCGTTGGACCTGGAGGGCGAGATCCAGGTCGCCAGTTTCCATCCCGACTATCAGTTCGCCGGCGCCGGGTTCGACGAGGTCGGCAACTGCACCAATCGTTCGCCGTATCCGACCTTGCACCTGTTGCGCGAAGCCAGCGTCGAACGCGCGGTGGCGGCGTTTCCGGACCCGGATGTGATCGTGGAGCGGAATCTGGAGACGCTGCAGAAGCTCGGGTTCGAGGGGTGGCGGGCGTTGTTGGCTAAGTGA
- a CDS encoding YajQ family cyclic di-GMP-binding protein — MPSFDVVSEVDTHELTNAVDQANRELTTRFDFKNVEAKFELDDKAISQSAPSEFQLEQMTQILRARLAARGIDARCLEFGDVDTNLTGARQKITVQQGIEQKLAKKIAAAIKDAKLKVDTQINGDKLRVNGKKRDDLQTAIALLKSLEFERPLQFDNFRD, encoded by the coding sequence ATGCCTTCCTTCGACGTCGTGTCCGAAGTCGACACCCACGAACTCACCAACGCGGTCGACCAGGCCAACCGCGAGCTGACTACCCGCTTCGATTTCAAGAACGTCGAGGCCAAGTTCGAGCTCGACGACAAGGCGATCAGCCAGTCCGCGCCGAGCGAATTCCAGCTCGAGCAGATGACTCAGATCCTGCGCGCCCGCCTGGCCGCCCGCGGCATCGACGCGCGCTGCCTGGAATTCGGCGACGTCGACACCAACCTGACCGGCGCGCGGCAGAAGATCACCGTGCAGCAGGGCATCGAGCAGAAGCTGGCCAAGAAGATCGCCGCGGCGATCAAGGACGCCAAGCTCAAGGTCGACACCCAGATCAACGGCGACAAACTGCGCGTCAACGGCAAGAAGCGCGACGACCTGCAGACCGCGATCGCCCTGCTCAAGAGCCTGGAATTCGAGCGGCCCTTGCAGTTCGACAATTTCCGCGATTGA
- a CDS encoding NAD(P)-dependent alcohol dehydrogenase yields MLKTAAYAAQDARSPLAPFSIERREPGPDDVLIDILYCGVCHSDIHQARDEWGGSRFPMVPGHEIVGRVAQVGANVLGFQLGDAVGVGCFVDSCRECPQCHAGEEQYCDQGMTGTYNSRERGTGIATQGGYSTRITVDQAYVLRIPASIPLDRAAPLLCAGITTYSPLKHYGVKAGDEVAVVGLGGLGHMAVKLAVAMGARVTVLSTSESKREAALALGAHAFAATRDESTFKTLARSFDFIIDSVSGDHDYNAYLGLLKFDGTMVLLGIPETPSTVAAGALIMQRRKLGGSLIGGIRETQEMLDFCAEHGVASDIELIDIAQINEAYERMIKGDVRYRFVIDIASLNEAA; encoded by the coding sequence ATGCTCAAGACCGCCGCCTACGCTGCCCAAGACGCGCGTTCGCCCCTGGCCCCGTTTTCGATCGAGCGCCGCGAACCCGGCCCGGACGATGTGCTGATCGACATCCTGTATTGCGGTGTCTGCCATTCCGATATCCACCAGGCCCGCGACGAATGGGGCGGTTCCCGCTTCCCGATGGTGCCGGGCCACGAAATCGTCGGCCGGGTCGCCCAGGTCGGCGCCAACGTGCTCGGTTTCCAGCTCGGCGACGCGGTCGGGGTCGGCTGCTTCGTCGATTCCTGCCGCGAATGCCCGCAATGCCATGCCGGCGAAGAGCAGTACTGCGACCAGGGCATGACCGGCACCTACAACTCGCGCGAACGCGGCACCGGCATCGCGACCCAGGGCGGCTATTCGACCCGGATCACCGTCGACCAGGCCTATGTGCTGCGCATCCCGGCGTCGATCCCGCTCGACCGCGCCGCGCCGCTGCTGTGCGCGGGCATCACCACGTATTCGCCGTTGAAGCATTACGGGGTCAAGGCCGGCGACGAAGTCGCGGTGGTCGGCCTCGGCGGCCTGGGCCACATGGCGGTCAAGCTGGCGGTGGCGATGGGCGCGCGGGTGACCGTGCTGAGCACCTCTGAATCAAAGCGCGAAGCCGCGCTGGCGCTGGGCGCGCACGCGTTCGCCGCGACCCGCGACGAGAGCACCTTCAAGACCCTGGCGCGTTCGTTCGATTTCATCATCGACTCGGTGTCCGGCGATCACGACTACAACGCTTACCTGGGCCTGTTGAAGTTCGACGGCACCATGGTGCTGCTCGGGATTCCGGAAACCCCGTCGACGGTCGCGGCCGGCGCGTTGATCATGCAGCGGCGCAAGCTCGGCGGCTCGCTGATCGGCGGCATCCGCGAAACCCAGGAAATGCTGGATTTCTGCGCCGAACACGGGGTCGCATCGGATATCGAGCTGATCGACATCGCGCAGATCAACGAGGCCTACGAGCGCATGATCAAGGGCGATGTGCGCTATCGCTTCGTGATCGATATCGCGAGCTTGAACGAGGCGGCTTGA
- a CDS encoding DUF1453 domain-containing protein produces MPLLLLIPLALLALVLLWALLLPIGLIQRYRYGKARRRALPWAVHLAAALSLLSLLIFFFSAWLVGHWIDDAPLYAGGGLLAGLLLGALGLALTRFEHEPKGLYYTPNRWLILGLTLIVAARIVYGLWQGAQGWSGHGAWLPRQGSLFAVGGLLLGYYQLYTLGLRRRLRRFALAANA; encoded by the coding sequence ATGCCCCTGCTGCTCCTCATCCCGCTCGCCCTGCTGGCCCTGGTCCTGCTATGGGCCCTGCTGCTGCCGATCGGCCTGATCCAGCGCTACCGTTACGGCAAGGCGCGGCGTCGCGCCCTGCCGTGGGCGGTGCATCTGGCCGCGGCGCTGTCGCTGTTGTCGCTGCTGATCTTCTTCTTCAGCGCCTGGCTGGTCGGCCACTGGATCGACGATGCGCCGCTGTACGCCGGCGGCGGTCTGCTCGCGGGCCTGTTGCTCGGCGCGCTCGGCCTGGCCCTGACCCGGTTCGAGCACGAACCCAAGGGCCTGTATTACACGCCTAACCGCTGGTTGATCCTGGGCCTGACCCTGATCGTCGCCGCGCGCATCGTCTACGGCCTGTGGCAAGGCGCGCAGGGCTGGAGCGGGCACGGCGCATGGTTGCCGCGCCAGGGCAGCCTGTTCGCGGTCGGCGGCCTGTTGCTGGGCTACTACCAGCTCTACACCCTGGGCCTGCGCCGTCGCCTGCGTCGGTTCGCGCTCGCCGCGAACGCATGA
- a CDS encoding DMT family transporter, whose amino-acid sequence MTAAHPHRGRAIVTMLVAVLMFSLMDALLKLLSDHYPPFQVATLRGLSSLPFVLTWALASAGWRPLLRVRWPLHLLRGVLGVGMMASFVYGVNRLPLSTTYSIFFIAPLLITALSVPILGERVGPRRWIAIGIGMLGVLVLLRPSGQGMLSLAALAVLAAAFGYAVSAITVRLLARTDSTQAMMVWLMVMITVGAGALAWSGWVPLRGEDLWLILGLGVAGTIGQYAVTEAFRLGEASLIAPLEYTALIWGVMLDLSLWGVLPDSVTWIGAAIIVASGLYLMRRESVHAEAEHP is encoded by the coding sequence ATGACCGCGGCCCACCCGCACCGGGGCCGCGCCATCGTCACCATGCTGGTCGCGGTGCTGATGTTCTCGTTGATGGACGCGCTGCTGAAGCTGTTGTCGGATCACTATCCGCCGTTCCAGGTCGCGACGTTGCGCGGCCTGTCGTCGTTGCCGTTCGTGCTGACCTGGGCGCTGGCCAGCGCCGGTTGGCGGCCGCTGCTGCGGGTGCGCTGGCCGTTGCATCTGCTGCGCGGCGTGCTCGGCGTCGGCATGATGGCCAGCTTCGTCTACGGCGTGAATCGCCTGCCGCTGTCGACGACGTATTCGATCTTCTTCATCGCGCCGCTGCTGATTACCGCGTTGTCGGTGCCGATTCTCGGCGAGCGGGTCGGGCCGCGGCGCTGGATCGCGATCGGCATCGGCATGCTCGGCGTGTTGGTGCTGCTGCGCCCGAGCGGCCAGGGCATGCTCAGCCTGGCGGCCTTGGCGGTGCTCGCCGCGGCGTTCGGCTACGCGGTCAGCGCGATCACCGTGCGCCTGCTCGCGCGCACCGACAGCACCCAGGCGATGATGGTGTGGCTGATGGTGATGATCACCGTCGGCGCCGGCGCGCTGGCCTGGTCGGGCTGGGTGCCGCTGCGCGGCGAGGACCTGTGGCTGATCCTCGGCCTGGGCGTCGCCGGCACCATCGGCCAGTACGCGGTCACCGAGGCCTTCCGCCTGGGCGAAGCCTCGCTGATCGCGCCGCTGGAATACACCGCGCTGATCTGGGGCGTGATGCTCGACCTGAGCCTGTGGGGCGTGCTGCCCGACTCGGTGACCTGGATCGGCGCGGCGATCATCGTCGCCAGCGGCCTGTACCTGATGCGCCGCGAGAGCGTTCACGCCGAAGCTGAACATCCCTAG
- a CDS encoding VOC family protein, with translation MTALVHAPGAPCWFELATDDQPAADAFYSALFGWTIERTPMPAGSAYTIFKLAGRDVAGSYPLVPGAAPGPDGNSTSHWGVYFRVADCNAMTARAVALGGRMIAAPFELMEHVRMAVCADPEGVVFSLAQQRAHPGVDAIGVDNAVCWAELATRDIARAEAYYQRLFGWRMQAHPTTPSGYRVFVDQQRMLGGLLQMTPDWGKCAPHWSIYLQVADVDACAARALRLGGSIAFPPFDAPGVGRIARVCDPGGAAFYLIKFI, from the coding sequence ATGACCGCACTCGTCCATGCGCCCGGCGCGCCGTGCTGGTTCGAGCTGGCGACCGACGATCAGCCCGCGGCCGACGCTTTCTACAGCGCCTTGTTCGGTTGGACCATCGAACGCACGCCGATGCCGGCCGGCAGCGCCTACACCATCTTCAAGCTCGCCGGCCGCGATGTCGCCGGCAGCTACCCGCTGGTGCCCGGCGCCGCGCCCGGTCCCGACGGCAACAGCACCTCGCACTGGGGCGTATATTTCCGCGTCGCCGACTGCAACGCGATGACCGCGCGCGCGGTCGCGCTGGGCGGGCGCATGATCGCCGCGCCGTTCGAACTGATGGAGCACGTGCGCATGGCGGTATGCGCCGATCCCGAAGGCGTGGTGTTCTCGCTGGCCCAGCAACGCGCGCATCCCGGGGTGGACGCGATCGGCGTCGACAACGCGGTGTGCTGGGCGGAACTGGCCACCCGCGATATCGCACGCGCCGAGGCCTATTACCAGCGCCTGTTCGGCTGGCGCATGCAGGCGCATCCGACCACGCCATCCGGCTACCGCGTCTTCGTCGATCAGCAGCGCATGCTCGGCGGTCTGTTGCAGATGACGCCGGACTGGGGCAAGTGCGCGCCGCATTGGTCGATCTATCTGCAGGTTGCCGATGTCGACGCCTGCGCCGCGCGCGCGCTCAGGCTGGGCGGCAGCATCGCGTTTCCGCCGTTCGATGCGCCGGGCGTGGGACGGATCGCGCGGGTCTGCGATCCCGGCGGCGCGGCGTTCTATCTGATCAAGTTCATCTGA
- a CDS encoding OmpW/AlkL family protein, with the protein MIRISHLTLALLGTLAFAPAAFAQDASTDSASGKRFAVVGGYSLSEPTKNPQIGGVRTNVDGGGAPTLSASWYINDNIAIEAWGAADKLGQRVNTGGGKIGSVDSQPVALSGQYHFRGADTIVRPFVGLGYYEANYSNETLSSGNRLGIENAKGAMATAGVDLNINPTWFARADVRYMQGKPDVKLDGVKVGEAELNPVTIGIGLGARF; encoded by the coding sequence ATGATCCGCATTTCTCATTTGACCCTCGCCCTGCTGGGCACCCTGGCCTTCGCCCCGGCCGCCTTCGCTCAGGATGCCTCCACCGACAGCGCCAGCGGCAAGCGCTTCGCCGTCGTCGGCGGCTACTCGCTCAGCGAACCGACCAAGAATCCGCAGATCGGCGGCGTGCGCACCAACGTGGACGGCGGCGGTGCCCCGACCCTCAGCGCCAGCTGGTACATCAACGACAATATCGCCATCGAAGCGTGGGGCGCGGCCGACAAGCTCGGTCAGCGCGTCAACACCGGCGGCGGCAAGATCGGCAGCGTCGATTCGCAGCCGGTCGCGCTGAGCGGCCAGTACCACTTCCGCGGCGCCGACACGATCGTGCGTCCGTTCGTGGGCCTGGGCTACTACGAAGCCAACTACAGCAACGAAACGCTGAGCAGCGGCAACCGTCTGGGCATCGAGAACGCCAAGGGCGCGATGGCCACCGCCGGCGTCGATCTCAACATCAACCCGACCTGGTTCGCCCGCGCCGACGTGCGCTACATGCAGGGCAAGCCGGACGTGAAGCTCGACGGCGTCAAGGTCGGCGAAGCCGAGCTGAATCCGGTGACCATCGGTATCGGTCTGGGCGCGCGCTTCTAA
- a CDS encoding DUF2884 family protein: protein MRLSRPVLIAAMAATALASGPVFAANVHVDASCEIDSAFDLTLNERSLILTREDGAPKAIVMRQGRLFVDDRWVELGRDDARRIAEFEKGARAAMPEAQHIGREAADIAFTALGEVAAVLGNHPDRTRGRIEQMRKDLDKRLSNVVTPTHFSGKVLGDGIADALGENVPILVGELVGGAVTAALSGDAERLKRLDSLDAKIEAAVQPRADALGRRADKLCRQMVELDAIDNALSYRYDGRPLELLRVELKDNKSSGADKP, encoded by the coding sequence ATGCGCCTGTCCCGCCCCGTACTGATCGCCGCCATGGCCGCCACCGCGCTGGCCAGCGGCCCGGTCTTCGCCGCCAACGTCCATGTCGATGCCAGCTGCGAGATCGACAGCGCCTTCGACCTGACCCTCAACGAGCGCAGCCTGATCCTGACCCGTGAGGACGGCGCGCCCAAGGCGATCGTGATGCGCCAGGGCCGGCTGTTCGTCGACGACCGCTGGGTCGAACTCGGCCGCGACGACGCGCGCCGCATCGCCGAGTTCGAGAAGGGCGCGCGCGCGGCGATGCCCGAGGCCCAGCACATCGGCCGCGAAGCCGCCGATATCGCGTTCACCGCGCTCGGGGAGGTGGCCGCGGTGCTGGGCAACCATCCCGACCGCACCCGCGGCCGCATCGAGCAGATGCGCAAGGACCTCGACAAGCGGCTGAGCAACGTGGTCACTCCGACTCATTTCAGCGGCAAGGTGCTCGGCGACGGCATCGCCGACGCGCTCGGCGAGAACGTGCCGATCCTGGTCGGCGAACTGGTCGGCGGCGCGGTCACCGCCGCGCTCAGCGGCGACGCCGAGCGGCTCAAGCGCCTGGACAGTCTCGACGCCAAGATCGAGGCCGCGGTGCAGCCGCGCGCCGACGCCCTGGGCCGCCGCGCCGACAAGCTGTGCCGGCAGATGGTCGAGCTGGACGCGATCGACAATGCGCTGAGCTACCGCTACGACGGCCGGCCGCTGGAGTTGCTGCGGGTCGAGCTCAAGGACAACAAGTCGAGCGGCGCCGACAAGCCCTGA
- a CDS encoding dihydrolipoyllysine-residue acetyltransferase, with translation MADLKEARVPDIGDYDGVPVIELLVAVGDTVTQDQGLVTLESDKATMEVPAPFAGVIRELKVKIGDQLAEGSVVALIEPLEGDAKATPAKAEEPAKPSAPAAPVKAEAPAPAKQEAAKPEAPAKSEAAPAPAPIAAANAGTDPEALPPRTPPVAFTAEELMPDKVPYASPAVRLFARELGVDLSRVTGSERGGRISKENVQAFVKGVMQGGGGGGAANAGAAPSLGGGLNLLPWPKVDFSKFGETEIKPLSRIQKLSGANLARNWAMIPHVTQHDDADITDLEALRVALNKENEKAGLKLTMLAFLMKASVSALQKFPTFNASLDASGENLTLKKYFHIGFAADTPNGLVVPVVRDCDKKGVLQIAKETGELAAKARDGKLGPADMSGGCFSISSLGGIGGTAFTPIVNAPEVAILGVSKSATKPVWDGKQFAPRLILPLSLSYDHRVIDGAAAARFTAYLAQLLADMRRVLL, from the coding sequence ATGGCTGATCTGAAGGAAGCACGCGTCCCCGACATCGGCGACTACGACGGCGTACCCGTCATCGAACTGCTGGTCGCGGTCGGCGACACGGTGACCCAGGACCAGGGACTGGTCACGCTGGAATCCGACAAGGCCACCATGGAAGTGCCCGCGCCGTTCGCGGGCGTGATTCGCGAACTCAAGGTCAAGATCGGCGATCAGCTGGCCGAAGGCAGCGTGGTGGCGTTGATCGAGCCACTCGAAGGGGACGCAAAGGCAACGCCGGCGAAAGCCGAAGAACCCGCCAAGCCGTCTGCGCCCGCCGCTCCCGTCAAGGCCGAAGCCCCCGCGCCCGCGAAGCAGGAAGCCGCCAAGCCCGAAGCGCCGGCCAAGTCCGAAGCCGCTCCGGCTCCCGCTCCGATCGCCGCCGCCAACGCCGGCACCGACCCCGAAGCATTGCCGCCGCGCACCCCGCCGGTCGCCTTCACCGCCGAAGAGCTGATGCCCGACAAGGTGCCGTACGCCAGCCCGGCGGTGCGCCTGTTCGCGCGCGAGCTCGGCGTCGACCTGAGCCGCGTCACCGGCAGCGAGCGCGGCGGCCGGATCAGCAAGGAAAACGTGCAGGCCTTCGTCAAGGGCGTCATGCAGGGCGGTGGCGGTGGTGGCGCGGCCAACGCCGGCGCGGCGCCGAGCCTGGGCGGCGGCCTCAACCTGTTGCCGTGGCCGAAGGTCGACTTCAGCAAGTTCGGCGAGACCGAAATCAAGCCGCTGTCGCGCATCCAGAAGCTCTCCGGCGCCAACCTCGCGCGCAACTGGGCGATGATCCCGCACGTCACCCAGCACGACGATGCCGACATCACCGATCTGGAAGCGCTGCGCGTGGCGCTCAACAAGGAAAACGAAAAGGCCGGCCTCAAGCTGACCATGCTCGCGTTCCTGATGAAGGCCTCGGTCTCGGCGCTGCAGAAGTTCCCGACCTTCAACGCCTCGCTCGATGCGAGCGGCGAAAACCTGACGCTGAAGAAGTACTTCCACATCGGCTTCGCCGCCGACACCCCGAACGGCCTGGTCGTGCCGGTGGTGCGCGATTGCGACAAGAAGGGCGTGCTGCAGATCGCCAAGGAAACCGGCGAACTCGCGGCCAAGGCGCGCGACGGCAAGCTCGGCCCGGCCGACATGAGCGGCGGTTGTTTCTCGATCAGCTCGCTCGGCGGCATCGGCGGCACCGCGTTCACCCCGATCGTCAACGCGCCGGAAGTGGCGATCCTCGGCGTGTCCAAGTCGGCGACCAAGCCGGTGTGGGACGGCAAGCAGTTCGCGCCGCGCCTGATCCTGCCGCTGTCGCTGTCCTACGATCACCGCGTCATCGACGGCGCCGCCGCCGCGCGTTTCACCGCGTATCTGGCGCAGTTGCTGGCCGACATGCGCCGCGTGTTGCTGTAA